The following coding sequences are from one Rhodothermia bacterium window:
- a CDS encoding aldehyde dehydrogenase family protein, which translates to MNFQDVLSTLQLSGQNPCVITGCENYTVGEIPYKTITSPIDGKVLGAVQMADDAGYEHAIAAANKAFEVWRKVPAPKRGEVVRQIGDALRTHKEALGALVTLEMGKIYQEGLGEVQEMIDICDFAVGLSRQLYGLTMHSERPDHRMYEQWHPLGVVGIISAFNFPVAVWSWNAMIAAVCGNVSIWKPSEKTPLTAIACMNIIQDVLKRNHLPEGVFNVVVGDSVIGQKMASDQRIPLVSATGSTRMGKAVSETVARRLGRSLLELGGNNAIIISEHADLNLAIPATLFGAVGTCGQRCTSTRRLIVQSSIYDEVKQKLLNAYGSLRSRIGNPMEPETLIGPLIDEMAVSLMQQTIKEVQDEGGKVLFGGEVIKDNYVVPALVEVENHYQSVQHETFAPILYLIRYETIEEALSLQNGVPQGLSSAIFTNNLRESEYFLSAQGSDCGIANINIGTSGAEIGGAFGGEKETGGGRESGSDAWKAYMRRQTNTINYSTALPLAQGIKFDL; encoded by the coding sequence ATGAACTTTCAAGACGTATTAAGCACCCTGCAATTATCAGGCCAAAATCCTTGTGTAATAACAGGTTGCGAAAACTACACCGTTGGTGAGATACCCTATAAAACCATTACTTCTCCGATTGATGGGAAGGTTCTGGGGGCGGTTCAAATGGCAGACGATGCTGGATATGAACACGCTATAGCGGCTGCAAATAAGGCTTTTGAGGTCTGGCGCAAGGTTCCAGCACCGAAACGGGGCGAAGTTGTACGCCAAATCGGCGATGCACTCCGGACACATAAAGAAGCACTCGGGGCTTTGGTGACGCTCGAAATGGGCAAGATTTATCAGGAGGGTTTGGGTGAAGTACAAGAAATGATAGATATTTGTGATTTTGCGGTAGGTCTATCACGCCAGTTATATGGTCTGACCATGCACTCTGAACGTCCAGATCACCGAATGTATGAGCAATGGCATCCTTTAGGTGTTGTGGGTATTATCTCTGCTTTTAATTTTCCGGTTGCGGTTTGGTCATGGAACGCCATGATTGCTGCGGTCTGTGGCAATGTGAGCATTTGGAAGCCGAGTGAAAAGACACCTTTGACGGCCATTGCCTGTATGAACATTATCCAAGACGTATTAAAACGCAATCATTTGCCGGAAGGCGTCTTTAATGTGGTGGTTGGAGATTCCGTTATAGGTCAAAAAATGGCTTCTGACCAACGAATTCCCTTGGTCTCTGCGACGGGATCTACACGCATGGGTAAAGCCGTTTCTGAAACGGTGGCAAGGCGCTTGGGTCGTTCCTTACTGGAATTGGGCGGTAACAATGCGATTATCATCTCTGAACATGCAGATTTGAATTTGGCGATTCCAGCGACCTTATTTGGTGCAGTCGGGACGTGCGGTCAACGATGCACCTCTACCCGGCGACTCATCGTTCAATCGTCTATTTATGATGAAGTAAAGCAAAAGTTGCTCAATGCTTATGGCTCCTTGCGTTCCAGAATTGGAAACCCGATGGAACCGGAAACATTGATCGGGCCTTTAATTGATGAGATGGCCGTTAGTCTGATGCAGCAAACCATAAAAGAGGTGCAAGATGAAGGTGGAAAAGTACTCTTTGGTGGTGAGGTGATAAAAGATAATTATGTGGTTCCTGCCTTGGTTGAAGTGGAGAATCATTACCAAAGTGTTCAACACGAGACATTTGCGCCAATCCTCTACCTCATCCGATACGAGACTATCGAAGAGGCTTTGAGCTTGCAAAATGGGGTTCCGCAGGGATTGTCATCGGCAATATTTACCAATAATCTACGCGAAAGTGAGTACTTCTTGTCTGCTCAAGGTTCTGATTGTGGGATTGCCAACATAAACATTGGAACCTCTGGTGCAGAAATTGGTGGTGCGTTTGGAGGTGAAAAAGAAACAGGGGGCGGTCGCGAATCGGGGTCGGATGCGTGGAAAGCATATATGCGTCGGCAGACCAATACCATCAACTACTCCACTGCCTTGCCATTGGCTCAAGGCATTAAATT